The following are from one region of the Jeongeupia sp. USM3 genome:
- a CDS encoding DUF1579 domain-containing protein gives MKTEVLQQHRWLQQLLGDWTFECEMQGPPGQPAEKSSGSESVRALGDIWVLCEGQGTMPDGDPCTMLMTLGFNAERQRFTGSWVGSMMTHLWVYDGELDAGGRILTLSSSGPDCMNPGQTGNYHDVIEIVDADHRVMRSEGQGADGKWTPFMTARYARKR, from the coding sequence ATGAAAACCGAAGTCCTGCAGCAGCACCGCTGGCTGCAACAACTGCTGGGCGACTGGACGTTCGAGTGCGAGATGCAGGGGCCGCCGGGGCAGCCGGCAGAGAAAAGCAGCGGCAGCGAATCGGTCCGCGCGCTCGGCGACATCTGGGTGCTGTGCGAGGGGCAGGGGACGATGCCCGACGGCGATCCGTGCACGATGCTGATGACGCTGGGGTTCAACGCCGAGCGGCAGCGCTTCACCGGCAGCTGGGTCGGGTCGATGATGACGCATCTATGGGTCTACGACGGCGAGCTTGACGCCGGTGGCCGCATCCTGACGCTGTCGTCGTCCGGCCCCGACTGCATGAACCCGGGCCAGACGGGCAATTACCACGACGTGATCGAAATCGTCGACGCCGACCACCGGGTGATGCGTTCGGAAGGACAGGGCGCCGACGGCAAGTGGACGCCGTTCATGACCGCGCGCTACGCGCGCAAGCGCTGA
- a CDS encoding FKBP-type peptidyl-prolyl cis-trans isomerase yields the protein MSNELRIEDLAIGDGKEAVKGALIRTHYTGWLEDGTKFDSSHDRGQPFQCVIGTGRVIKGWDQGMMGMKVGGKRRLYVPAHLAYGERQIGALIKPNSNLVFEIELLEVLTRDD from the coding sequence ATGAGCAATGAACTCCGGATCGAAGACCTGGCCATTGGCGACGGCAAGGAAGCCGTCAAGGGCGCGCTGATCCGCACCCATTACACCGGCTGGCTGGAAGACGGGACGAAGTTCGATTCGTCGCACGACCGCGGCCAGCCGTTCCAGTGCGTGATCGGCACCGGACGGGTGATCAAGGGCTGGGATCAGGGGATGATGGGGATGAAGGTCGGCGGCAAGCGCAGGCTGTACGTGCCGGCGCATCTGGCCTACGGCGAGCGGCAGATTGGCGCGCTGATCAAGCCCAACTCGAACCTGGTCTTCGAGATCGAATTGCTGGAAGTGCTGACCCGCGACGATTGA
- a CDS encoding SRPBCC domain-containing protein → MNDYSQSLVLAAPPTRAYAALTTAAGLRGWWTQGCDVDTHVGGSLQFRFGPHYMHMRIEALAPPAEVRWLCTAAHTDIDAFTRKDEWVGTRLAFRLTATGDGQTRLDFVHIGLVPEFECYDLCRNGWQHFLASLQQYVATGTGTPYRPAEPHPAVPIAA, encoded by the coding sequence ATGAACGACTACAGCCAAAGCCTCGTGCTCGCCGCACCGCCGACGCGCGCCTACGCCGCCCTCACCACCGCCGCCGGCCTGCGCGGCTGGTGGACGCAGGGTTGCGATGTCGACACCCATGTCGGCGGCAGCCTGCAGTTCCGCTTCGGGCCGCACTATATGCACATGCGCATCGAAGCGCTGGCGCCGCCGGCCGAGGTGCGCTGGCTGTGCACTGCCGCGCATACCGATATCGATGCCTTTACCCGCAAGGACGAATGGGTCGGCACGCGGCTGGCGTTCCGGCTCACCGCCACCGGCGACGGCCAGACCCGGCTGGACTTCGTCCACATCGGGCTGGTGCCGGAATTCGAGTGCTACGATTTATGCCGGAACGGCTGGCAGCACTTCCTCGCCAGCCTGCAGCAGTACGTGGCCACCGGCACCGGCACGCCGTACCGCCCGGCCGAACCGCACCCTGCCGTACCCATCGCCGCCTGA
- a CDS encoding SRPBCC family protein has protein sequence MSTVSNTDRIERSIVIHAPRERVWQALSHAETFGTWFGADLKGQTFAPGQRTRGPITIQGFEHIHFDVVIERIEPQQLLSYHWHPYPVDPTVDYELETPTRVVFTLHDAPDNATLLKVVESGFDHVPPNRRLEAFRMNDHGWAAQLENIARHASA, from the coding sequence ATGAGCACTGTCAGCAATACCGACCGGATCGAACGCAGCATCGTCATCCACGCCCCGCGCGAGCGGGTGTGGCAGGCACTTTCGCATGCCGAAACCTTCGGCACCTGGTTCGGCGCCGACCTCAAGGGCCAGACCTTTGCGCCGGGGCAGCGCACGCGCGGGCCGATCACCATCCAGGGCTTCGAGCACATCCATTTCGACGTGGTGATCGAAAGGATCGAGCCGCAGCAGTTGCTGTCCTACCACTGGCACCCGTACCCGGTCGACCCGACGGTCGACTACGAACTGGAAACGCCGACCCGCGTGGTCTTCACGCTGCACGACGCGCCGGACAACGCCACGCTGCTGAAAGTGGTCGAATCGGGCTTCGACCACGTCCCGCCGAACCGCCGGCTCGAAGCGTTCCGGATGAACGACCACGGCTGGGCCGCACAGCTGGAGAACATCGCCCGCCATGCCAGCGCCTAA
- a CDS encoding helix-turn-helix transcriptional regulator, which yields MPAPKPAPHAVAGVIDTGTARVFAALGDPTRLKLVAVLCAGGAFSIAQLTANTDISRQGVTKHLQVLAEAGVVRDVKLGRERLWQLEPAQVEMARQTLEVIGREWEVALGKLKGFVEGGDYAFALVGNS from the coding sequence ATGCCAGCGCCTAAGCCCGCTCCCCACGCCGTCGCCGGCGTCATCGACACTGGCACGGCGCGGGTGTTCGCCGCGCTGGGCGACCCGACCCGGCTGAAACTCGTCGCCGTGCTCTGCGCCGGCGGCGCGTTCTCGATCGCCCAGCTCACCGCCAACACCGACATCAGCCGTCAGGGCGTCACCAAGCATTTGCAGGTGCTGGCCGAGGCCGGCGTGGTGCGGGATGTGAAGCTGGGGCGGGAGCGGTTGTGGCAGCTTGAGCCGGCGCAGGTCGAGATGGCGCGGCAGACGCTGGAAGTGATCGGGCGGGAATGGGAGGTGGCGTTGGGCAAGTTGAAGGGGTTTGTGGAGGGGGGTGATTACGCGTTTGCTCTGGTGGGCAATTCATAA
- the dgt gene encoding dGTPase — translation MNTQSQIRQYLRDFLKVERIRPSEVRGSSLVENAESDRGRVLFSAAFRRLQQKAQVFSLEPNAAVRSRLTHSLEVSQIGRYICDRIIDKLGSDCSDSDLDRSLSIFVETACLMHDIGNPPFGHFGEAAIQDWFEKNGEACFVRATSLGSDFSKKYLDDFIEFDGNPQGLRIISKLQWNNDEFGLNLTTVTMLACLKYLRMAGEIKDDKLKKKAGYFLSEKALVCELWKRHAIQINAPVRFPLTSIMEAADDIAYCISDLEDSIEKELVSLNHAATWIGDEWASRTKLIGRDSIFCQLNELVQKTKTEWAQDVFAQSQYTFTDFRTGTTRVMVEFAAEEFLREAANRDVSSLLPIDSPACILLEILKDYCKKYVYCNDGVQLVEYAGYTAISGLLDIFKPILEASKDRFECALRFENKDGQGKKIVLEKKLLKIFPEKHKKAYQAALEKVGGDSDVNALEWHARTHLVLDFLSGMTDDYAIELYRNLSGIKVI, via the coding sequence ATGAATACACAATCGCAAATACGACAATATTTACGTGATTTTCTGAAGGTTGAGCGGATCCGACCTTCGGAAGTTCGTGGCTCCTCGCTTGTTGAAAATGCAGAGAGTGATAGAGGAAGGGTATTGTTTTCTGCCGCATTTCGGCGTCTTCAGCAAAAGGCGCAAGTTTTTTCACTTGAACCGAACGCTGCTGTACGTAGTCGACTCACTCATTCCCTTGAGGTCTCACAGATAGGTCGCTATATCTGCGATAGGATTATTGATAAATTGGGTTCTGATTGTTCAGATTCAGATCTTGATAGATCGTTGTCTATTTTTGTCGAAACGGCATGCTTAATGCACGATATAGGAAATCCTCCTTTTGGGCATTTTGGCGAGGCTGCTATACAAGATTGGTTTGAAAAAAATGGCGAGGCTTGTTTTGTAAGGGCAACGTCTTTGGGTAGTGATTTTTCGAAAAAATATCTTGATGATTTTATTGAGTTTGATGGAAACCCTCAGGGTCTTCGAATTATTTCTAAGCTGCAATGGAATAACGATGAATTTGGATTGAATCTTACGACCGTAACGATGCTTGCATGTCTGAAGTATTTACGTATGGCAGGTGAGATTAAAGATGATAAACTGAAGAAAAAGGCAGGGTATTTTCTCTCCGAAAAGGCTCTTGTTTGTGAACTTTGGAAGCGACATGCCATTCAAATAAACGCGCCTGTACGATTTCCTCTGACTTCCATAATGGAAGCTGCGGATGATATTGCCTATTGCATTAGCGACCTAGAGGATTCTATCGAAAAGGAGTTGGTTTCGCTGAATCATGCCGCTACATGGATAGGTGATGAATGGGCGAGTAGAACTAAATTAATTGGTCGTGATTCAATATTTTGCCAGCTTAATGAACTTGTTCAAAAGACGAAGACTGAATGGGCGCAGGATGTATTCGCACAGTCACAGTATACGTTCACGGATTTTAGAACAGGTACTACCCGGGTCATGGTGGAGTTTGCCGCTGAGGAGTTTCTCCGAGAGGCTGCCAATAGAGATGTTTCCAGCTTGCTGCCGATAGACTCACCAGCATGCATATTGCTGGAGATATTGAAAGATTATTGCAAGAAGTATGTGTATTGCAATGATGGCGTTCAGTTGGTTGAATATGCGGGTTATACCGCAATTTCTGGATTGCTAGATATATTCAAACCGATTTTGGAGGCTAGTAAAGATAGATTTGAATGTGCGTTGAGGTTTGAGAACAAGGATGGGCAAGGTAAGAAAATAGTTTTGGAAAAGAAACTATTAAAAATATTTCCAGAGAAACATAAGAAGGCATATCAGGCTGCTTTGGAAAAGGTTGGCGGTGATAGTGATGTAAATGCTTTGGAGTGGCATGCTAGAACTCATTTGGTTTTGGATTTTTTGTCTGGCATGACTGATGATTACGCTATTGAGTTGTATCGAAATTTGTCTGGAATTAAAGTGATATGA
- a CDS encoding ribonucleotide-diphosphate reductase subunit beta — MLSFEDSAPSTTTHGAGSVHAASEGRVNVVDKRVINGTTDVNQLVPFKHKWAWEKYLAQCANHWMPQEVNMQRDIELWKDPNGLTEDERRLVKRNLGFFVTADSLAANNIVLGTYRQITSPECRQFLLRQAFDEAIHTHAYQYIVESLGLDEGEIFNAYHEVDSIRNKDEFLIPFIDVLTDPEFKSGTLETDQQLLRSIIVFACIMEGLFFYVGFVQILALGRQNKMTGAAEQYQYILRDESMHCNFGIDLINTIKLENPQLWTEPFKAEITELFKKAVELEYAYAEDTMPRGVLGLNASQFKEYLRFIANRRMQQIGLDQLFPGVTNPFPWMSEMIDLKKEKNFFETRVTEYQTGGALSWD; from the coding sequence ATGTTGAGCTTCGAAGACTCCGCCCCATCCACCACCACCCATGGCGCCGGCAGCGTGCACGCCGCTTCCGAAGGGCGGGTCAACGTCGTCGACAAGCGCGTCATCAACGGCACCACCGACGTCAACCAGCTCGTGCCGTTCAAGCACAAGTGGGCGTGGGAAAAGTATCTGGCCCAGTGCGCCAACCACTGGATGCCGCAGGAAGTGAACATGCAGCGCGACATCGAGCTGTGGAAAGACCCGAACGGCCTGACCGAAGACGAGCGCCGCCTGGTCAAGCGCAACCTCGGCTTCTTCGTCACCGCCGACTCGCTCGCCGCCAACAACATCGTCCTTGGCACCTACCGCCAGATCACCAGCCCGGAATGCCGCCAGTTCCTGCTGCGCCAGGCCTTCGACGAAGCGATCCACACCCACGCCTACCAGTACATCGTCGAATCGCTCGGCCTTGATGAAGGCGAAATCTTCAATGCCTATCACGAAGTCGATTCGATCCGTAACAAGGACGAATTCCTCATCCCGTTCATCGACGTACTGACCGACCCGGAATTCAAGAGCGGCACGCTGGAAACCGACCAGCAACTGCTGCGCTCGATCATCGTCTTCGCCTGCATCATGGAAGGGCTGTTCTTCTACGTCGGCTTCGTCCAGATCCTCGCGCTCGGCCGCCAGAACAAGATGACCGGCGCCGCCGAGCAGTACCAGTACATCCTGCGCGACGAGTCGATGCACTGCAATTTCGGCATCGACCTGATCAACACCATCAAGCTGGAAAACCCGCAACTCTGGACCGAACCGTTCAAGGCCGAGATCACCGAACTGTTCAAGAAAGCCGTCGAACTCGAATACGCCTACGCCGAAGACACCATGCCGCGCGGCGTACTGGGCCTGAATGCCAGCCAGTTCAAGGAATACCTGCGCTTCATCGCCAACCGCCGCATGCAGCAAATCGGCCTCGACCAGCTCTTCCCGGGCGTAACCAACCCGTTCCCGTGGATGAGCGAAATGATCGATTTGAAGAAAGAGAAGAATTTCTTTGAGACGCGGGTGACTGAGTATCAGACTGGTGGGGCGTTGAGCTGGGATTGA